A stretch of Amycolatopsis balhimycina FH 1894 DNA encodes these proteins:
- a CDS encoding proline--tRNA ligase, producing the protein MITRTSSLFLRTLREDPADAEVPSHRLLVRAGYVRRVAPGGYSWLPLGLRVLRRIEAVVREEMNAIGAQEIQFPALLPREPYEATGRWTEYGDGLFRLKDRKGADYLLGPTHEELFALTVKGEYNSYRDYPVTLYQIQTKYRDEARPRAGILRGREFVMKDSYSFDLDDDGLARSYQAHRDAYVKLFDRLGLEYVVVKATSGAMGGSASEEFLAVAETGEDTYVRSTESGYAANVEAVVTPAPAAQPVEGRPDAQVHHTPNTPTIETLVNFLNTAGLGRTFTAADTLKNVMLKTRQPGAKEWDLVCVAVPGDREVDMKRLEASLEPAEVALLDEADFAKNPFLVKGYIGPKALQDNGVRYLADPRIAPGTAWVTGADKVDHHVVDLLAGRDFIPDGTIEAAEVREGDASPDGHGTLVAARGIEIGHIFQLGRKYTDAFEVDALGPDSKPIRITMGSYGVGVSRLVGVLAEQNHDDLGLIWPRVVSPFDVHIVIAGKDEAVAAGAEKIAADLDAAGIEVILDDRKASPGVKFADAELVGVPTILVVGRGLANGVVEVKDRRTGEREEIAVDAIVEHLVKLVRS; encoded by the coding sequence GTGATCACCAGGACTTCGTCGTTGTTCCTTCGCACGTTGCGCGAGGACCCGGCGGACGCCGAGGTACCGAGCCACCGGCTCCTGGTACGCGCCGGCTATGTCCGCCGGGTCGCCCCGGGCGGGTACTCGTGGCTGCCGCTGGGCCTGCGGGTCCTGCGCCGCATCGAGGCCGTCGTGCGCGAGGAGATGAACGCCATCGGCGCGCAGGAGATCCAGTTCCCCGCGCTGCTGCCGAGGGAGCCCTACGAGGCCACCGGCCGCTGGACGGAGTACGGCGACGGCCTCTTCCGCCTGAAGGACCGCAAGGGCGCCGACTACCTCCTCGGCCCGACGCACGAGGAGCTGTTCGCGCTCACCGTGAAGGGCGAGTACAACTCCTACCGCGACTACCCGGTCACGCTGTACCAGATCCAGACGAAGTACCGCGACGAGGCGCGCCCCCGCGCCGGCATCCTGCGCGGCCGCGAGTTCGTCATGAAGGACTCCTACTCCTTCGACCTCGACGACGACGGCCTGGCGCGCTCCTACCAGGCCCACCGCGACGCCTACGTGAAGCTGTTCGACCGGCTCGGCCTCGAATACGTCGTCGTGAAGGCGACGTCGGGCGCCATGGGCGGCTCGGCGTCCGAAGAGTTCCTCGCGGTCGCCGAGACGGGTGAGGACACCTACGTCCGCAGCACCGAGTCGGGCTACGCGGCGAACGTCGAAGCCGTCGTCACGCCCGCGCCGGCCGCGCAGCCCGTCGAGGGCCGCCCCGACGCGCAGGTACACCACACGCCGAACACGCCGACCATCGAAACCCTGGTCAACTTCCTCAACACCGCCGGCCTGGGCCGCACGTTCACGGCGGCGGACACGCTGAAGAACGTCATGCTCAAGACGCGTCAGCCGGGCGCGAAGGAGTGGGACCTGGTCTGCGTCGCGGTCCCGGGTGACCGCGAAGTGGACATGAAGCGCCTCGAAGCGTCCCTGGAGCCCGCCGAGGTCGCGCTGCTCGACGAGGCCGACTTCGCGAAGAACCCGTTCCTGGTCAAGGGCTACATCGGCCCGAAGGCGCTGCAGGACAACGGCGTGCGCTACCTCGCCGACCCCCGGATCGCCCCCGGCACCGCCTGGGTCACCGGCGCCGACAAGGTCGACCACCACGTCGTCGACCTCCTCGCCGGCCGCGACTTCATCCCGGACGGCACCATCGAGGCCGCCGAGGTCCGCGAGGGCGACGCGTCGCCGGACGGGCACGGCACCCTCGTCGCCGCGCGCGGCATCGAGATCGGGCACATCTTCCAGCTCGGCCGCAAGTACACCGACGCGTTCGAGGTCGACGCGCTCGGCCCCGACTCGAAGCCGATCAGGATCACGATGGGCTCCTACGGCGTCGGCGTCTCGCGGCTGGTCGGCGTGCTCGCCGAGCAGAACCACGACGACCTGGGGCTGATCTGGCCGCGCGTCGTTTCGCCGTTCGACGTGCACATCGTCATCGCGGGCAAGGACGAGGCGGTCGCGGCCGGCGCCGAGAAGATCGCCGCCGACCTGGACGCGGCGGGCATCGAGGTCATCCTCGACGACCGCAAGGCGTCGCCCGGCGTCAAGTTCGCCGACGCCGAGCTGGTCGGCGTCCCGACCATCCTGGTGGTCGGGCGCGGCCTGGCCAACGGCGTCGTCGAGGTCAAGGACCGGCGAACCGGCGAGCGCGAGGAGATCGCGGTCGACGCCATCGTCGAGCACCTGGTCAAGCTCGTCCGGTCCTGA
- a CDS encoding bifunctional lysylphosphatidylglycerol flippase/synthetase MprF, translated as MTETAPAVEPAAGGRVRGTVAVLRQRLPFTSSVTLAMLVLAVASGALWNAAEDRAAYPFVAYGLPSLEAGRWWTMLTGPFFAVIPWYYLPMVGSFALCAGFAEWQLGTRRAMAVTIGGQFASVLVAVQFLALSRNSGWLWAERVAGSLDVGFSGGALAAVAVASATLRPPWALRLRAGLCVYAGVAIVYVGTLADLVHFFALLLAIPLGRRLVGTRRATDTAGPNLREWRLLTVAGLLLLTIAEIVMYLVPGDGPFGSTEGVSLSGPELAILVLLVVPMLNGLRKGGRVAWRWAVALSAFVTLQGLAVATVIGLADVFGGDYDTAGLPLFFVDNLLWTVELVVLIAARHAFRVPSRRRLRRHAQGPGPALARTLLDRHGGSTLSWMTTWPRNTYFVREDGRSYLAYRRHAGVAVALGDPIAPDGTAAATVTEFTVMCENSGLVPCVFSATEATVAATGELGWQHVQVAEDNVLDLDGLEFRGKAWQDVRSALNKAAKQEIDFRLVRLADQPEPILAQVRALSEEWMSGKAMPEMGFTLGGLDEAMDPATRVGLAVDAEGTVHGVTSWLPVYTGAGKVGGWTLDVMRRSAHGFRPVMEFLIASACLAFREEGARFVSLSGAPLARSDSDAPARSVDRVLESLGRVMEPYYGFRSLHAFKAKFQPRHVPLYLAFRDEADLPRIGLALSRAYLPDVRLRQLAKLVSSSRAR; from the coding sequence ATGACCGAAACAGCGCCGGCGGTCGAGCCCGCCGCAGGGGGACGCGTCCGCGGCACCGTCGCGGTGCTCAGGCAGCGGCTGCCGTTCACCAGCAGCGTCACGCTCGCCATGCTCGTGCTGGCTGTCGCGAGTGGAGCGCTCTGGAACGCGGCCGAAGACCGGGCGGCTTACCCGTTCGTCGCCTACGGGCTGCCGTCGCTGGAGGCGGGCCGGTGGTGGACCATGCTCACCGGGCCGTTCTTCGCCGTCATCCCGTGGTACTACCTCCCGATGGTCGGCAGCTTCGCGCTCTGCGCCGGCTTCGCCGAGTGGCAGCTGGGGACGCGGCGCGCGATGGCGGTGACCATCGGCGGCCAGTTCGCCTCGGTGCTCGTCGCGGTCCAGTTCCTCGCGCTGAGCCGCAACTCCGGCTGGCTGTGGGCCGAGCGGGTCGCGGGCAGCCTCGACGTCGGGTTCTCCGGCGGCGCGCTCGCCGCGGTGGCGGTCGCCAGCGCGACGCTGCGGCCGCCGTGGGCGCTGCGGCTGCGCGCCGGGCTGTGCGTGTACGCCGGAGTCGCGATCGTCTACGTCGGCACCCTGGCCGACCTCGTGCACTTCTTCGCGCTGCTGCTGGCGATCCCGCTCGGGCGGCGTCTGGTGGGGACGCGGCGGGCGACCGACACGGCGGGCCCGAACCTGCGGGAGTGGCGGCTGCTGACCGTCGCCGGCCTGCTGCTGCTCACCATCGCCGAGATCGTGATGTACCTGGTGCCCGGCGACGGCCCGTTCGGCTCGACCGAAGGCGTTTCGCTCTCGGGGCCGGAGCTGGCGATCCTGGTCCTGCTGGTGGTGCCGATGCTCAACGGGCTGCGCAAGGGCGGCCGCGTCGCGTGGCGCTGGGCCGTCGCGCTGTCGGCTTTCGTGACGCTGCAAGGGCTCGCCGTCGCCACGGTCATCGGGCTGGCCGACGTGTTCGGCGGAGACTACGACACCGCGGGCCTTCCGCTGTTCTTCGTGGACAATCTCCTGTGGACGGTCGAGCTGGTCGTCCTGATCGCCGCGCGGCACGCCTTCCGCGTGCCGTCGCGACGCCGGCTGCGGCGCCACGCGCAGGGTCCGGGGCCGGCGCTGGCCCGCACCTTGCTGGACCGCCACGGCGGCAGCACGCTGTCGTGGATGACGACCTGGCCGCGCAACACCTACTTCGTCCGCGAAGACGGCCGTTCGTACCTCGCCTACCGGCGGCACGCGGGGGTCGCGGTCGCCCTCGGCGACCCGATCGCGCCGGACGGCACGGCGGCTGCCACCGTCACCGAATTCACCGTGATGTGCGAGAACTCCGGCCTGGTGCCGTGCGTGTTCTCGGCGACCGAGGCCACCGTCGCGGCGACAGGCGAGCTGGGCTGGCAGCACGTCCAGGTGGCCGAGGACAACGTGCTCGACCTCGACGGCCTGGAGTTCCGCGGCAAGGCGTGGCAGGACGTCCGGTCGGCGCTGAACAAGGCCGCCAAACAGGAGATCGACTTCCGGCTGGTTCGCTTGGCCGACCAGCCGGAACCCATCCTCGCCCAGGTCCGGGCGCTGTCGGAGGAGTGGATGTCCGGCAAGGCGATGCCGGAGATGGGGTTCACCCTCGGCGGTCTCGACGAGGCGATGGACCCGGCCACCCGGGTCGGCCTGGCGGTCGACGCGGAGGGCACGGTCCACGGCGTGACGTCGTGGCTGCCGGTGTACACGGGCGCGGGCAAGGTCGGCGGCTGGACACTGGACGTCATGCGCCGCAGCGCGCACGGTTTCCGCCCGGTGATGGAGTTCCTGATCGCGTCGGCGTGCCTGGCGTTCCGCGAGGAGGGCGCGCGGTTCGTGTCGCTGTCGGGCGCCCCGCTGGCGCGCAGCGACTCCGATGCCCCGGCGCGTTCGGTGGACCGGGTGCTGGAGTCGCTGGGCCGGGTCATGGAGCCGTACTACGGTTTCCGGTCGCTGCACGCGTTCAAGGCGAAGTTCCAGCCGCGGCACGTCCCGCTGTACCTGGCTTTCCGCGACGAAGCCGACCTTCCGCGCATCGGGCTGGCGCTGAGCCGGGCGTACCTGCCCGACGTCCGGCTGCGGCAGCTGGCGAAGCTGGTCAGTAGCTCTCGGGCACGCTGA
- a CDS encoding HAD family hydrolase yields the protein MTKTRLVLWDIDHTLVDFTELGSAWYSAAFTAATGETLRVHPVFGGRTELATTTDLLTANGLEAARETIDALFKALVAESERAAHRFPAEARVLPGAAEALTAFAGHDGVVQTLVTGNLPEISRHKLAAFGLHEYLDLEIGGYGTLSVHRPDLVPHAVELASAKHGTEFDAAAVVVIGDTPNDVKAALDNGAVSVAVATGHFSADELRAAGAHIVLPDLADTDAVRAAVLG from the coding sequence GTGACGAAGACGCGCCTGGTGCTCTGGGACATCGACCACACGCTGGTGGACTTCACCGAACTGGGCTCCGCCTGGTACTCGGCCGCGTTCACCGCCGCGACCGGGGAAACCCTGCGCGTGCACCCGGTTTTCGGCGGCCGCACGGAGCTGGCCACGACGACCGACCTGCTCACCGCGAACGGCCTGGAGGCCGCGCGGGAGACGATCGACGCGCTGTTCAAAGCCCTGGTGGCGGAGTCGGAACGGGCGGCACACCGCTTCCCGGCCGAGGCCCGCGTGCTGCCGGGCGCGGCCGAAGCGCTGACCGCGTTCGCCGGGCACGACGGCGTCGTCCAGACGCTCGTCACCGGCAACCTCCCGGAGATCTCGCGGCACAAGCTCGCGGCGTTCGGCCTGCACGAGTACCTGGACCTGGAGATCGGCGGCTACGGCACGCTCTCGGTGCACCGCCCGGACCTGGTCCCCCACGCGGTGGAGCTGGCGTCGGCCAAGCACGGCACGGAGTTCGACGCCGCCGCGGTGGTCGTCATCGGCGACACCCCGAACGACGTCAAGGCGGCGCTGGACAACGGCGCGGTCTCCGTCGCGGTGGCCACCGGCCACTTCTCCGCCGACGAGCTGCGGGCGGCGGGGGCGCACATCGTGCTGCCGGACCTGGCCGACACCGACGCCGTCCGGGCCGCCGTCCTCGGCTGA
- a CDS encoding secondary thiamine-phosphate synthase enzyme YjbQ yields the protein MYSTEIEVRTGSGAVVHDLTHEAEAFLRHADAADGLLHVWVPHATAGLAILETGAGSDEDLLTALDELLPRDGRWRHRHGSPGHGRDHVLPALVPPYATIPVLGGVLALGTWQSICLVDTNLDNPVRKVRFSLLAG from the coding sequence ATGTACTCCACCGAGATCGAGGTCCGCACCGGCTCCGGAGCCGTCGTCCACGACCTCACCCACGAGGCCGAAGCGTTCCTGCGCCACGCCGACGCGGCCGACGGGCTGCTGCACGTCTGGGTCCCGCACGCCACCGCCGGCCTGGCGATCCTCGAGACCGGCGCCGGCAGCGACGAGGACCTGCTGACCGCGCTCGACGAGCTGCTCCCCCGCGACGGCCGCTGGCGGCACCGGCACGGGAGCCCGGGTCACGGCCGTGACCACGTGCTCCCGGCGCTGGTGCCGCCCTACGCGACGATCCCGGTGCTCGGCGGCGTGCTGGCGCTGGGTACCTGGCAGTCGATCTGCCTAGTGGACACCAACCTCGACAACCCGGTCCGCAAGGTGCGGTTCAGCCTCCTGGCGGGCTGA